A region of the Artemia franciscana chromosome 19, ASM3288406v1, whole genome shotgun sequence genome:
AGGTATTAATATGATAGATATTTGACAGTGGTCAAAAATGGCTCTGAAGCACGGGCGCTCCCAAAACGGATGAAAAtctactagatgttttccagagaaattgcctacggattgttctgggtacccggctgactgaccacatttcaaacagtaggttgtacgaaaaatgtggttcaatcccgctttctagggctaaaataaaagaaaggttgagatggctaggccacgttctacggatggaggatgacagattgccgaagattttcctttttggccaacctaaagagaaagcaggtcgtcctcgtctggagtgggaggatgtcataaataaagatttaaaggaaacggaacttcctgggagggtgtaaagaaggaggccttgaatagattgggttgaaggaggagcgtgcgtagctgtgttggcctcaggtggcttggtgctgcggtgagttattagtagtagtagtggtagtaatacCTGGTTTGGCCCCTATATCAAACGCTTCAAAGacatgaaaagaaatttttgccGATATCATGgaagaaaaattggaaggtGCTTGCAAAATCATAGGCTTTCTGTAGTCTATCTTACTGCATACGAATTGGAAGTTGACATAACTCCCAGCCAATATCTGGTCTGAAGACAATCACTGATTTTGTATAACTTCACCggtgaatgtaaaaaaaacatagtcGCTTAGTGTATGTCcgaaatatttgttaaatatccTTATTTCTGACTTTCACTTAAGGATATCGACAATGACCATGCGCTAACGGTGAATGTTGAGCATTGCTTAGTCAATCCAATTTCCATACACGATGGGCTATTAGGAcggaaaataacaaaaatcaaGGAAAGAGAGCAAAATACCAGTGGGCATTTCCTCACGGGCTCAGTTCATGGGCTCACGTTCCTCAGTCAAGAATTTTTCTACTTCTTAATTTCTTGAGCAGATGGCAGCACTCACAAATTGGGTTACGTTACTCAATGAGGAACAGTGACGTTCAAGTTTTTCTTGACGTTCCCAAACAAATCCACTAAAAccttagaaataaattattatttcaattcAAGCTATTGTATATTTCAAGTTTTGCTGTAATAACATGAAAATTAATTAGTCAAGTATCCAGTGATTGGTGTAAAGAAGGGTCTTTTATATATACTTAcatcaaggccgtatccgggggggggggattagggGTTTGAACCCACCGACATGTTGGTCCTGACCCGTAAAAGCGTAACGAGtgtgaatataaacaaatttttaatgcgtTTTTAAGGGTTTTGTCAAAGtagatcaaaaatttgtttatatgcttttttgttacgtttttaagaCTCGGAATAAATATCGGGAGGAGGGTTCAAACCCTAACCTTCCTGGCTCTGGCCTTGGCTGCTGCTTAATTTGACTTGAACTAGCAGGAATCCCGCCAACATGAACCTTTCGTTAAGCGATTGAGAAGCATGTACCCTAACCTAGATACCAAAACTcgttctaaagaaaaataatcccCCTATAAtatggaaattgaaaatacaatatTAAAGTAGTGCGAAATACATCTATTTTGCTCTTCTTTCAGCATACGTGTTCTTCCTCCGTGGCCTCTTCTGATGTGAGCTTCATAAATTCTATTGAAAAATTTCTCGTTGGTAGCATAATACTGATTGTTTCTCCTAGTTTTAATGGTAAATCAACTTCTCTTCATCATTGATTTTTATAACGTCAAAACGTTTTAATCGTTCAAACGTTTAATCCAAAGGTGAGTTGCACTCAATTTTAGCAGAGACCGCTTCAGCAAGTATTTTAGAGAAAATGCTTTTCTGTAAGAAAACtcagttttcttagttttctcAAGGAAACttttcttgagaaaaaaaaaaacaattgtcttCTCGTTTACCCGCAATTAATGcataacttttttaaaaagcagaTCACGACTTATTATAGTATCCATTCTGTATAAATTAGGGTATTggaaaaagacaacaaaatgTTGCTGTCACCATAAGACTGCAGAGCTGGCTGAATCCAAGCCGAGATAAGAATTTGGGTTTTTCCAATCTTATCTCTCAATTAGAGATAAGGATTGGGTTTTAaggattggattttttttttctctctcattTGGGCATCCGTAGAACTGTGTTTTAAGGATTAGGGTTTTTCCTCTCTTTTGGACATTCACTAGAAGATATCTACGATCGTCGATTAGACCAGTGAGGGTCCGAATGCACAAGAATGTAATGAAATATAGGACCTTTCACTGACGTATTTGGTGTTTGTTGACATTCATCGGTGAAAGTTGACATTCACCATTTatggacattcacggtaacatatatgTATAGTACCGGTAGACAAGCGGGTAAGCCCCGGTTCCTGGCACGCTTTTATATATCGATTCTCATTGTCGCCTGTCTTCTAACCGGGGATGTTTTCCCTGTTACAATGTTCCGCTGAATGTTAATATTACTGACAATTGTTGCAGCACATAGCAACGTTTTCCTCAGTTCAGTACTTCTCATAACTAAAACAATAGGGCTCGTACCGGCTAACTGTAAATCAGCTTTCTGTTCAAATACCAATTTGTATGAAAGGGGGTCGGGTTTCACACAATTCTGAATCACCCCACACAAGTCCAAGAAGGAAATGTCATCAAGTACGTGACGAATTATGCTTAAATGCAAGGGGGCTTTCAGTTTTGCATCTTGAATAGAATTCGCAGGTGTGGCTGTGACTTTTTTTTGTCCTACACAACACGCCATTATGCTTGAAGGGGTTCAAATcaagaatgtttttattaagacatatatatttgatttgcacaaataaaacatataagATTCCAGCTTCTTTCTAGTTCTTCCTCATTTTTCCATTGAAATCACAGTATTAcacacataacaacaataaagtGATGCAGCATTCTACCAAACTGAATAGTTATACCTGAAGTCTCGAGTTTAACAGAAAGCAATATTGATAATTTGATATCAGACTATCCAATAGAAAACTTAAGTTTCTATATCATTTGGGTATATTTGAGTAacattcattaaattttaactGTAAGATTGTACTTGTGACATTGATTCAAAATTGTAGCTCTTTCATTGCAtttcagtatttccgtggagaccttccatcaagtttttccgggctttttgaaattgttcgaaatgtcagtccttatgaaactagaaacaaggatgatgtgcctgtgccatccacccctgcagtgcgctcggactttggtctgatagctgctgtcggacgtgcctggaattccattcctgttgggattcgacggtcctgtaccataggctccttcaagaaacggttgaagaattttttaattaaaaaaaaaataaattaaattataatattgatcagttatttatgttgtttagttatcaagatttaatttatttaattaattatttagattgaatttaattatttagatttgggtggtgtgagtgttggatcctcgatgtatatatatatatatatatatatatatatatatatatatatatatatatatatatatatatatatatatatatatatatatatatatatatatatatatatatatatatatatatatatatattattattatttttttttgtaagtaggtggtgcggagaccggttgtactcgggtgaggattggtgagtagactctaaatatattttaagtgtgaatgtatttaatagttatttatgttttgttttgttgtttttttttttcaaataacgggccattgagccctttgggatatttttgtttattaatggatGGATATTGATAATAagaggaacttgaacttgaagcACATATCCGCATGGTTATACAACGTCAAATGCAAAAACCGataaaccaaaaactaaaatagctcATATTCAATAAAAACGTTGTCTTTTATGCGTAGGGCTGCAATCCATCGTATTATCACTTCTTGGAGATGTGCTACCACGACGTTTTCCATTTCGCTGAAATTCTTTTGCAATAAAAGACACCAGGTCAGAACTCATGGGCGGCTTTTTACGACGACCAGAAACGGGATACTCTGTAACAGTAGCCAAGCTTAAGGCTTCTTTAAAAGTTTGAAGATTTGTATCAGATGGAGAAGTCGACCCCGAAGCAGCGAAACTTTTAACACATAACCCTAGTGCTTCTCGGCTTTCAGTTGGACTATTTCTTGATGGATGTATCCTAGAGGATGAATAAGATGGGGGATAGGGTTTTCCTGCCAAAAAGCTGAACAGCTCATCCCGCTTGATATTGCGCCTCTTCCCTTTTGCCCATTGGGCTATTTCCTTGTTTCGTCGCTGATATCCCACTTCGATCCCTCTATCCTTTGATATTCGAATTGAGTCATTTGACACTTTATAAAGAGCTGTCACTGTTTCTGCAGCATTCTGAAAAGACATCCATAAGACTGCACCTTGGCAGCGATCTTTATATAATTGAGCTATAGCTATAGCAGATTCGTGGAATACGTTCCACAGCTCCTGagaatttctttcactttcagTTTTGGACTCTTCCTCATAGTCTTCAGCTTCAATACACTCTACACACTGCCTTTCATAGGATGATAGCCCCCCTTGATCTCCTCCAATACGAAGTGAGGAAGAACATGGGAAAAAGTTATTTCGATTATTGTCATATATGTCGTCACTCATTACGAACACAAATTCTTGTTTTATTGTCTTTACAAAATTGGGGATAAATTTGAGGAATCGTCTTTATAAAGGAAAATGACGTCATGATATTTGCGCTGCTATGACGCTCATATGCCGAAAATGATGTAATGTTATCTCAGGTTCTATGGTGTTATACAACTTAAAAGGGCTATGATGTACGCAAAAGGAGGAGTTAAACTATGGATACCAAAATATACCTGACAATTATATCGTTAGTTTTCTGaaccgcgcgcgtaagtcattacgcgccatattagttacgcgtcattgtagttgtgtccctgtgtaccagtttttaactacgtaaaacttgcgaatatacaatattcttcgcttacccattgtctgtgcatataaatagaatgtcaggtttaccgactcttgaacatgcaacatataattgtccatgggaagaacaatccgtattcagatctatactgcatttttctaatgattgcccttgagctttgttgatggtgattgctaatggaacataccctgtgtcccggtcgtcatttatattccctgtgtccgctcgtcatttgtgtcccggtgtcccagtctgtaatttctctttgagtttcccggtcttcatttatattcccggtgtcccggtcgtcatttgtgtcccggtctcccggtctgtaatttctctttgagtgtcccggtctcatttatattccctgtgtcctgtatatagatatagtttcttttttagttttttcttttcttagtttttttcttttttagtttttctttttttttagtttcttctttttattaatttgttttcttttttagttttttcctctttttttagtttttttcttttttagttttttcttttcttattttttagtttttcttttttcttttcgatgagtttcagcaattcttaccaactgagcgttttgcttatgaagaataatatctcgaggtaaaaactgatcaccgaccataacaattgccacttcgtcgatagttggagcattgtatctacgcacatgttggccagtaggcgttttgtcagcggaaataacaattttatgcgtatcagtaggcatcaaaccgattgctgttttgaacagacacactaaattattattttcgtggaaaagatgttgcaattgggaaacaatagtcctttcaacgccgggagaaatttcgcaacgtgcattcaattcagaatttcttcactgatgaagtacagttgtaaaaatttatgaatcttgcctgagaatggtagaagggaccctgctctatgataaatttgcccttttactttgaaagtaggcataaattgatcttgattttcgatttgggcaccaaacgacgtcatttggaaacatgagtttttctgatgtttaacaaaaaacgcttagattctgacgtagttccagtaagcaaagtcttcaatggctctggtggtgcagccagttgaggaagtttaactttttcggAGGCGCAGCACATTCCCATTGTCTCACTGTTAAaattcaaggccttgcaatagggacaaattttaatgaaaattaacaattaattaacaaattaattaacaaaaattaacaaattaaaatttagtcccgatttgaccacatctactcaagctgtAATCATttactgggctgtacctgagtgccaggcgataattttcaggttgctcttgtgattccttggcacgctttcttttggtaatttctctttgagacgcaatcctgttttcacgctgttgttgtgattcctcggcacgctttcttttcttactttctctattagccgcaagccttttggcattaactctttgagctgcttcctcggctgtttcttctgccattgtaggatttatactaaaatttctctttgaattaactctttgagcagcttacTCGGCACGCTTTAAACTTAAATACGGCAAGTAAAGCAGAGTAtggctgccctccgatcactttaaaacatgccctgaaagttttagcttAATGACCTCATTCGTCCCTAAGATATTGGTAAGAAGAACGACCAGCATATTCTTGGACGTTCCTCGAAGATAGTTTGAAAAGGGGTTTCTTTAAATAGGATTGACTCGAACCTCATATCCCCTGGAGTATTTCcataaattatgtaaatttccAAGAATTTACAAATAGATTTGAGATTAaggaaataaatttgaaaggcctgtctttttttaaattgtttatcACTTGGAATctagtaaagaaaaaatcaagggGTCAGACAGCAGAATCGCTCAGATATGAAACCATACCacagaaaagtaatttttcaaggAATACGCATGCTATATCGTCTTCAGTCAAAAGATAAATGTGTTTTATCATCttgaaaatagatttttttttgaaaaattacattttattttaatatcatgCGCTGCATTAATGATATGACGTCAATATAACATCATATATGTCAAAAGATCCGTTATATAATCTTGTAGGTGAAGATGCAATTTCTCGTCAAAActatgtttaatttaaatattaccttaattacctAATTCGCAATTCAGAGCGATAAGGTCCAATGGATCTGTGTTTCTCTGTGAGTGATGAGGACTGACATCTGTTACTGATCTGGATCTTGCCAGCAGTATTTCCAGTTCCTGCATGACCACTCACTACCCAGTGACTTCTTGAAAGTTATAGGTGAGGCTGCTGACACTGTAGACTCGAAGAGGGAATTCCAGTCGTTGACAATTCTTTCGGAGAAGAAGTTTTGACGCATGTTCACATGGCATTTAGGAAGTTTCTTTGAATGGCCTCTTGTATGGGATTGGTAGGACATATTCAGGTTGAGGAGACTAGATGTGTCATTAGAGAGTTTATGGGTAAGCAGCATGTCACCTCGTCTGCGGCGGTACACCAGAGTGggtaatttgagtttttttttagtctttcatcgtAGGGAAGGTCTTTCAGCCCATTTATAACCTTGGTGGCATGCCCTCAAGTGTCGCCTTTATATTGGGGAGTGGCTATGCAGTTTCCAAATATTAGGTTGAATAACTTTCAAAAGGAACTAAATatagtaattttcttttaaatgagcccttaaacagctctctatgataaTCCAGTGCTCTGCTAGCAGTGAAGGTGAAAAGGAAACACATCAATGCTAACTatgcaaaaaaacaattttcctaCATAAGGTTTTCAGCAACGACGATTCCAATTGGCTATTTGTTACGACCCGACCCCAGTTTTTAGACCTTacgaaataaaggaaaaaaaacaacataaaaatatagCAATTAAAAAAGCAGGAAACTCATCAGGAAGGaaaattgattaagaaatgGATTCAAGTCAGAAATAAAATCCCAAGATATTTGAAgctctgttttttgttttaaaaaagaaaacacttttgAAAGTActctattttgtttatttcttttcatttttggtcttgaaaaataaaaaaacttgtgtcGTATACATTAATAGAAGCTTTCAGAAGGCCTTAagttgcaaaataaaaattttgcaggGAATTAAAAAGAGATTAGTTTCGAATTTTCTGACTGATACtaattttcagttgtttttgcgACAATTTGATTTAgaaaagttctattttttttagaaagaaggaaaaaaggaaagaaaagagcttttaagaaaaaaatacaagcaatttccagttttttttcattccatTCTAGTTACATTCTGAGTAGTAAAAGAATTTGTTTGGtctatttattacaaaaattaatattatgcttaaaaatgataaaatattacaaatataacATGGTAGGTACACATCTTAAGTAGATATAATAGGTTGCTCACTAGCACAATTCTGGGTCTCTTGAGATTCTTTAACGCTTAGTAAGGTACTAGATTGCTCGTGATATATTTTGGTTGTAtaatctattttcatttttctttttttataagcggcaatataaaataattttgaatacgaagatgcagtttaaaaaaataaaaaacagtgtgttttatttaagtattatatttggataattacaaaaatcactagatgtagtaattttctttcaaattagcCCTTGAACACAGAATGTTCCAAATGTTCCAGTGCCCAGGTAGcaggagagagagaaaaaaggaaaagttcaGGGTGTAAGAATAGGTTTGTAAATCAATTTTAAGAGGACTAAGGTGCTAAGACTGGGAATACGCGAATGTAAAGAGGTGTTGAGTAAAGAGGGGACGAAGAAGATCTATCAATTGAACAGCTTCAAATACATAGGCAGCATTATTAGGAGATAATTAAGCCTGCGAATCAAGATAAGAAAATCGGAAGCTGCAGTGATGACAAAGGTCGAATATGGGTCTGAATGGTAGAATGGGTATAATGAAGCATGGTTACtatgaaatacattttattaaatattttcctaaaaaatCGCAAAAGTTCGTTTTGGATACCTGCCTGAACGACcacatttcaaattaaaagctAAATGAAAACTGTGGTTCAATCTGGCTTTTAATGACAGAAAAGTCAATATGGCTAGGACGGGTTCTGCCGATGAAGGGTGGCATATTTCCAAAGATTGTTCTCGTCGTCAAACACTCGGGTGGCCAAACAAAAATCCAGTTGTCCCCGAATGGGGTATGAGGGCATCGTAAGGAGAAgtttaagggaaattggaacttcttggaaggtcgtaaagagagaggttttGAATAGGTTGGGACGGAGGAGTAGCGCGTGTAGCTACGTTGGACTCGAGTGGCTTCGTTTGCAGTGAGGTGTCAGTAGTAGCAATTGAGGTAAGAATCTCATTAGTTTTTGCTATTTATGCATTCCTTCCattctaaaaattggaaatatcCAGATTAAGGGCAATCTttcttgattgattttttttcttgtctgcGGTTAAATCCATGTCATTCATCTCACTACTTACTCTAGCTCTTAATGTCAAAGATATCATTATACGATTAATACTTTTTAATCGAGGTAGATAGACTAGAGTAgattacaaaaattaatattttaattattcctaaATTCTTCtatgtttcttcttttaaacCAGCACAGGACATTCGCCCAAACGAAGACGCAACAGCCAACAAACGCCACTCTATACTGCGGTGGCATTAAAAGGAAACTAACAGATTGGGCAGGCAGCCAAAACGAGCAGCTGACCTAGGAATAAAAGCAATATTTGATCAAGGACTATTACCACTCGAAGAGAAATACAGAGAAAAAGAGACAGACTATGGTAATGGTCCAATTAAGGTTCGAGTAGTTGTTCATATCCCTCATCAAAACTCAAAAGGATGAAATTAATACATACTCAACCTGTCCTATTCTGCACAAGACTTTTACTGTTACCTAAGCTTTAACacccttaaaaaattttatggagGAGATAAACCagcaaaactttaaggaatgagggcaaaaaaaacttgtttcccAAAAAGTTCGCATGTTtcctgaatttaaatatattttctatttttatacaGTATATTTAAGATACCATTTATGACTGAAAAGCGGCTATCACGAGCAGAAATGGGCCAAATTCGCACTTTAGAGTCAATAAtcaaacaagaacaaaaaaacaacaacaaaaactataaaagggTATTTTTTCCAAAGGAGGGGAAATATTCCTGGTTTGCAACCCCTCCTATCTTGAGATATCATATGTCGAGGCTATGCCTACCTTTATCATACCCAGCTTTAAGATTCAAAGCAAACGTTCAAGCATTGCTTTTTCCTAGACCTGAGAAATCTTCATCAGTTAATGGTAAGAAAGTTCATTTCAAGAATTAAAAGCTGTGTTTATAGTACAGTATAAATCTTCATGccaaaagcagaaaaaaaaaatatcgtggCCACTTCAgaaatacataattaaattatatatattacacATACACACGAATACATAATACAAGTCATCTATGCTTTACGAATAATTGTTTATTctgtctatttagttttgtactCTTTAACCAATCTtaagtctattttatttttaaccttcTTTTGACATTTTcgttctgtttttgttttcttaccaCGGTACTGAAGTCTGTTCTCGGCTTGcgatagtagcttaaaaaaaattgtctttttcaatCTAGTCTAAGATGTCGTAAGATTTTCGTAATATTTTTGGCGAAAAGCTCAAACTTTCAATCTATTCATTTCTATTCATTTCATTCAATCTATTCATAAAatactttcaaatattttaggaaAGAATTTATAGCGCACTTTGGAGAACAAAAAACTGCTAATCCTCTTGAGATCGAAATAAGATATGTGAACTCGGATCAATACCAATTGGtcgaaataatttattttgacagGGTAGGTTTATACTTATTCGATAAAAATATAGCATAACGCCTTTTGAAGTGCTGCaaccaaaattgtttttagaaaaagaaaaaatttggccCACTTTTACAACGGTTGGTACTGTTCCCACAATGGAACAGTTTCTACCATGCTTGATACACTTCCGCCACGCTTAGAACTTTTCTGGAAACGCTTGGTGCGGCTTGTGCCACGCTTGGCACACTTCTGCAACGATTGGAACTGTTTCTGCCAAACTTACAACACTCCTGCCATACCTGACACAGTATCTGCCACACTCTGCAGACTTCAGCCAGAACTGTTTCCTGCTACATTTGGCACAGTTTCTGCCACACTTAGTACACTTCTACCATGCTTGGAGCTGTTTCCGTCACACTTGGCACAGTTTCTGCCACGTTTAGCATACTTCCATCCCGCTTGGCACGCGCCAACTGATTGCGTGATTTCTGAAGGTGCGTGTCCCCTCCAGCTTTTCACCATTTCAATGCAGGGTGTCGAGTTCTAGCCCGGTATCACATATAATGGGATCAATAAGTCTTATGATCATATTGGATAGACATAAACATTGGATCGGCAAAACCTGACGGACAAATAACGTTGAGGTACATTTTCAATCAGTATAAAAAGAAAAGGCATTAcataaattaagttaaaatgacACTGGTAGAAAGAAAACATTGATAAATATCTATTACATATCAGgctaatgaaacttgattgattgtttaaaatatttcattgctAAATGCAAAAATTAACTTCAAATACGATTAAAGGATTAACAattatcttaattttatttatacataGTGTTATTTGTTACATTCAGTTTGACGTAAACTGAATCATGTTGTTTGACGTAAACTTTCAGTTTACGTCAAATACTTTAtcgttttaaacttttttaaagtaTCGTTTAAACTTTTTGACGTAAAACATTCAGTTTGACGTAAACTGAATCATTCAGTTTGACGTAAACTGTCCATTGGACGTTTTCTTGATGCAGATGCTCTGCTGTCGAGGCTATCCCTTCGGTTCAAAACACTAGAGTGGTTGTTGTGGAGAAGCACCGTTGTTGCCTAATGCACCAACCGACATTGGAAGACCCAAGTCTAAGCAAGTAAACACACTaaaaaattcctgaaattttgagcaaatttgatttttcaatattataatgaaaaaactctttaaaatataatattttcactACAGCACGAATGATAATAAAGGTTATAGATAATGTTGGCCTATGGCTCGATTTAAGTTTGATAAACGAGCAGACATGACTTTGTCTGCTCGTTTATAGgtttaatatcgctctttactatgTTTGAAAGCCTtcttcttgaaaaatatttcaattttttcaacaacatcTGCTTAAAAGAGATTAACCTTTAAATAGCTTACCATAGAAAATAAATCACCTTAGGAGATAACTTACCCTATATgtttggaaaaacttctcacgGCACTCTTCAAAAATGTCTGCCTTGCCTTCCATTATACtcatcactaaaaaaaaaaaaaaaaaaaaaatataaaaatcagatttcccaatgaaaataaaattctgcCATTAACAGAGAcagggggaaggggggggggggagtgtatCAGCTAATACCATTTATGGACGATTTTTAACACGTTAAGCTATGTTTATTCCAAACGTCACACATTGAAATGAGAAGTATTAATTTTACTGCACCTGTCCGGGACAGGGGAACCGTTTCAGATAATCTGGGGGGAAGGGagatagaatttttcttttatattgaaGAGAAATTCTTAAATTCTGGGTGGGCAATCTtgtggttttcattttttttaactaacaagaataccaaaaaaagtGTCTTTTAAAATCTATGGGTGGAGGAGCGGCAAATGGTGCCCCTGTAGCCTAGGTAAATGGTGCAATCTGGTGCATCTAATGGTGCAATTCGTTGCAATCTAGGCAAATGGTGCCTCTGCTCAagcctagtatatatatatatatatatatatatatatatatatatatatatatatatatatatatatatatatatatatatatatatatatatatatatatatatatatatatatatatatatacaaaaattaggTTTTTAGTTAAGGTTGTATCTCCCTTAACCAAAACACAGCGAGTCCAATGGCAAAGTTAaagctacatttttttttatctgctaCACTTTCTGATATACAACCTCATAAAATCAGATAACCATCAGAACTTGTCATTAATCAGAAACAAGGAGGCATGAGCTAATTGTATATGTGATtgacttttaatatttaaaagtttaaaaatttaaaagctttaaaagtttattccaataaattttaattaaaggaTGGACTACCCCTAATTTCAAAACAACTTTTCCGATGGCGAAATGGATTACTTCTGTCTGCTATACTTTCTGGGATACAAACAAGTATCTATGGTGGTAAAAACAGATTTAGCCCCTTTTCTACAGCCAAACCCTAGTTTTGATACAGTGTATTACAAAAACTAGTATCTACATTCAGCAGAAAAGGAAGTGGCTAAAGAAGGAATTAGAATTCAAGGTGCGAAATACTGGTTATCTAGGTCCAGCAGAAAACAAAACGGTAAATACGGAAGAAAATGGAGTTCGTAAAACATATTGACAAAGTTCTGTATCttcgcttatttttcccgttattttttttttcttttagagagagagagagagacattTATTAGAACA
Encoded here:
- the LOC136039265 gene encoding mpv17-like protein isoform X2; the encoded protein is MNKFKDPEWSKYDFAAIGRFAVIGMGVNPHILYRWYRFLDSRWPGRSLVAVARKVLMDQFVLAPPHLCGFYTMMSIMEGKADIFEECREKFFQTYRVSCSFWLPAQSVSFLLMPPQYRVAFVGCCVFVWANVLCWFKRRNIEEFRNN
- the LOC136039036 gene encoding HUWE1-associated protein modifying stress responses-like (The sequence of the model RefSeq protein was modified relative to this genomic sequence to represent the inferred CDS: added 75 bases not found in genome assembly); the protein is MSDDIYDNNRNNFFPCSSSLRIGGDQGGLSSYERQCVECIEAEDYEEESKTESERNSQELWNVFHESAIAIAQLYKDRCQGAVLWMSFQNAAETVTALYKVSNDSIRISKDRGIEVGYQRRNKEIAQWAKGKRRNIKRDELFSFLAGKPYPPSYSSSRIHPSRNSPTESREALGLCVKSFAASGSTSPSDTNLQTFKEALSLATVTEYPVSGRRKKPPMSSDLVSFMAIEFQQNGKRRGSTSPRRDNTMDC